A window of Bdellovibrio svalbardensis contains these coding sequences:
- a CDS encoding Mrp/NBP35 family ATP-binding protein, whose protein sequence is MAAPNPFDKQTPIPGVKHIIAVSSGKGGVGKSTVATNLAMALGRKGKVGLLDADIYGPSIPRMLGSLSQKPQINPDTNQLEPIVRYGIKLMSIGFLIEENSAVVWRGPMLFKAMDQFLRDVNWGELDYLVIDLPPGTGDIQLTLAQKVPVAGAVLVSTPQNVALVDVKKAVDMFHRVSVPLLGMVENMAYMINPVNGEKMQLFPKGEIDSYAESQGIAKLGEVPFNPSVGLACEAGIPIVEANSSGAEAQAFMKIADKIREILP, encoded by the coding sequence ATGGCAGCCCCAAATCCATTTGATAAACAGACCCCCATTCCCGGAGTGAAACATATTATTGCTGTAAGTTCGGGTAAAGGTGGCGTCGGCAAAAGCACCGTTGCCACAAATTTAGCCATGGCTTTGGGTCGCAAGGGCAAAGTCGGCCTTTTGGATGCCGATATTTACGGCCCGAGTATTCCTCGCATGTTAGGTTCATTGTCTCAAAAACCACAAATCAATCCCGACACCAATCAATTAGAGCCGATTGTCCGCTATGGAATCAAACTGATGAGTATCGGTTTTTTGATTGAGGAAAACTCTGCTGTTGTTTGGCGCGGTCCGATGTTGTTCAAAGCGATGGATCAATTCCTTCGCGATGTGAACTGGGGTGAATTGGACTATCTGGTTATCGACTTGCCTCCAGGCACTGGCGATATTCAGCTGACGCTTGCGCAAAAAGTTCCAGTCGCAGGAGCGGTACTTGTGTCGACTCCGCAAAACGTGGCTCTGGTTGACGTTAAGAAAGCGGTCGACATGTTCCATCGTGTGAGCGTGCCTTTGTTGGGCATGGTGGAAAATATGGCTTACATGATCAACCCTGTGAACGGCGAAAAGATGCAACTTTTCCCTAAGGGGGAAATTGATTCTTATGCAGAATCTCAAGGCATCGCCAAATTGGGCGAAGTCCCCTTCAACCCTTCTGTCGGACTTGCTTGCGAAGCTGGAATTCCTATCGTCGAAGCCAACTCGAGCGGCGCTGAAGCGCAGGCATTCATGAAAATCGCTGATAAAATTCGCGAGATTCTTCCTTAA
- the trhA gene encoding PAQR family membrane homeostasis protein TrhA, with product MVSFMEKIELAPLNKPLLRGHFHQAAFFIAVGACAMLISLSPNSQSLIATVIYSLSLCGLFGVSALYHRPQWSPNARMWMRRLDHSAIFILIAGTSTPICMLAIPSEGGNKLLAIIWIAAAIGVMQSLFWVKAPKWLAAILYIIMGWLAAPYMPEMKNALGMTSVMLILVGGIIYTLGAVVYATKKPDPSPKYFGYHEIFHVLVIVAAALHFVVIAALVRS from the coding sequence ATGGTTTCTTTCATGGAAAAAATCGAACTTGCGCCATTGAATAAACCACTTTTACGCGGACATTTTCATCAAGCGGCTTTTTTTATTGCTGTTGGTGCATGCGCGATGTTGATTTCACTCAGCCCGAATTCGCAAAGTCTGATTGCGACCGTGATTTACTCGTTGAGCTTGTGTGGATTGTTTGGTGTGAGTGCTCTTTATCATCGTCCGCAATGGAGTCCCAATGCGCGCATGTGGATGCGAAGGCTAGATCACTCCGCGATTTTTATTTTAATCGCGGGGACGAGCACTCCTATATGTATGCTGGCTATTCCGAGTGAGGGTGGAAATAAGCTGCTGGCGATTATTTGGATTGCCGCAGCTATTGGTGTGATGCAGTCCTTGTTTTGGGTGAAAGCCCCAAAATGGTTGGCAGCTATTTTGTATATCATTATGGGTTGGTTGGCGGCGCCATATATGCCCGAGATGAAAAATGCTTTGGGTATGACCAGCGTGATGTTGATTTTGGTCGGAGGAATTATCTACACTCTGGGCGCCGTGGTCTATGCGACAAAGAAGCCCGATCCTTCACCCAAGTATTTTGGTTATCATGAGATCTTTCATGTCTTAGTGATAGTAGCGGCCGCACTTCACTTTGTGGTGATAGCGGCCCTTGTCCGTTCATGA
- a CDS encoding trypsin-like serine peptidase: MRFSILSLLAILLSAQSYASPSINCEEKLLRSVGKIYYNKHSTAETWHGTGFFVQSCLIVTNAHVVLGREKMIVYSQVLSRIPEMEMKAVNEVNEEVRTHDLDFQLRTKNFTTSMREVLMINLYDDVAVLKVSPCSEGQTEVLSLYAGSEPPSEGVALLTAGFPSKNLEADPVLRQCSIQQMTASNILHDCDTAPGQSGSPLVLADTCHVVGVHKEGARGLKKAAYVEKLIRRIPN; this comes from the coding sequence GTGCGATTTTCTATTCTATCCCTTTTAGCGATTTTGCTCTCAGCTCAAAGCTATGCGAGCCCGTCAATTAACTGCGAAGAGAAGCTTTTGCGCTCTGTAGGAAAAATCTATTACAACAAGCACAGCACTGCCGAAACTTGGCATGGAACGGGTTTTTTTGTGCAGTCCTGTCTGATAGTTACCAACGCCCATGTTGTGCTCGGTCGCGAAAAGATGATCGTGTACTCGCAGGTGTTGTCACGCATCCCCGAGATGGAGATGAAGGCCGTCAATGAAGTGAATGAAGAAGTTCGAACTCATGATTTAGATTTTCAATTGCGCACAAAAAATTTTACCACTTCTATGAGGGAAGTGTTGATGATCAATCTTTATGACGATGTCGCAGTTCTAAAAGTAAGTCCCTGCAGCGAAGGTCAGACGGAAGTGCTCTCACTTTATGCGGGCTCAGAACCTCCTTCTGAAGGGGTGGCACTGCTGACGGCGGGATTTCCTTCTAAGAATTTGGAAGCCGATCCCGTGCTTCGTCAGTGTTCGATTCAACAGATGACGGCTTCAAATATTTTGCATGACTGTGATACTGCTCCCGGGCAATCGGGCTCACCTCTGGTGCTTGCGGACACTTGTCATGTAGTGGGTGTTCACAAAGAGGGGGCTCGCGGTTTGAAGAAAGCCGCCTATGTTGAAAAGCTCATTCGTAGAATTCCTAACTAA
- a CDS encoding TIGR02147 family protein, protein MAKENENPSQAIKDIFEKRVKRNPRYSLRAFARDLGTSAGRLSVIMAGKEQPGDRFNAKVLSGKALTAEEMKIFSNSLRSSKGLDEESVEQFLELSDYNSKELDTVEVHAILALLQTRKDNDDPQWIAKKLGYSLSTVKKSLQALVDHNIIVHRGKGYRQKISGIRYHNKHKDPQRVSAAYRDYLMQTVPTIMEQSREHTLFGTFVVSLDKKDIPKVRKLLANVFDRLHAMSEKGERTEVYNLSVVMQLMSKLE, encoded by the coding sequence ATGGCAAAAGAAAATGAAAATCCGTCTCAGGCAATTAAAGATATTTTTGAAAAACGCGTGAAGCGCAACCCACGCTATTCATTGCGGGCCTTTGCGCGCGATCTGGGGACTTCGGCAGGACGCCTTTCTGTGATCATGGCTGGTAAAGAGCAACCTGGCGATCGCTTCAATGCGAAGGTTCTTTCTGGTAAGGCTTTGACGGCTGAAGAAATGAAAATTTTTTCGAACAGCTTGCGTTCCTCCAAGGGGCTCGATGAAGAAAGTGTGGAACAATTTCTTGAGTTGAGCGATTACAATTCTAAAGAGCTCGATACAGTGGAAGTGCATGCAATCCTGGCCTTGTTGCAAACTCGAAAAGATAATGATGATCCACAATGGATTGCCAAGAAGCTGGGATACAGTCTCAGCACGGTGAAAAAAAGCCTCCAGGCTTTGGTGGATCACAATATCATTGTTCATCGCGGAAAAGGTTACCGTCAGAAGATTTCGGGAATCCGCTATCATAACAAGCACAAGGATCCTCAGCGCGTCAGTGCGGCTTATCGGGATTATCTTATGCAAACTGTACCGACAATCATGGAACAAAGTCGCGAGCATACTTTGTTTGGAACTTTCGTGGTTTCTTTGGATAAGAAAGACATCCCGAAGGTGCGAAAACTTTTGGCTAATGTATTTGACCGTTTGCATGCGATGTCCGAGAAGGGCGAGCGCACCGAGGTTTATAATCTGAGCGTTGTGATGCAATTGATGTCCAAGCTTGAATAA
- a CDS encoding LysM peptidoglycan-binding domain-containing protein — MRRLLTMSVILALLSGCAHKDLGKTTNAAETDVEMKDISSFRLSDPEGPKVVDQELESIPTEVNPLVEKWITYFQGRGREHMERYLARSSRYEKLMKKVLRDNGLPEDLFYIALIESGFSSAATSHAAAVGYWQFIRGTGKRYGLEISPFVDERRDPVFATQAAAEYFKGLYSVFGSWYLAMASYNVGENRVKREVMNHYTRDFWELARKKRLPAETINYVPKFIAAKLIAKEPAKYGFEDIDYLPPIEFDHITVNKPVNLRQMADKMSLNYEDFKALNPKFKGEVAPVKGQELVLRIPPGTNEAAMVAANAAFVDQVQFVADQGDTQSYKIRRGDNLKTIARRYRTSVAYLRDLNDLPRKTRLKVGMSIYVPDRTPLKDRSDRKSTANVAKHDSSGKKSSALAGMDNEGGRYHIVQTGESLFTIAQKYSTSVSQLQNLNNIKRRSKLKLGMKLKLPVSGNPNSSSAREVAKNKVHVVKKGESLTDIASKYNVAISKIQARNKIRNPSSLIVGARITIPAVESNEN, encoded by the coding sequence ATGAGGAGACTTTTAACAATGAGTGTGATCCTGGCTTTGTTGTCAGGATGCGCCCACAAGGATTTGGGCAAAACCACTAACGCGGCTGAAACTGATGTCGAAATGAAGGACATAAGTTCGTTTCGTTTATCAGATCCTGAAGGCCCTAAGGTCGTGGACCAAGAGTTGGAATCTATTCCAACGGAAGTAAATCCTTTGGTGGAAAAATGGATTACTTATTTCCAAGGTCGCGGTCGCGAACACATGGAAAGATATTTGGCGCGTTCTTCTCGCTATGAAAAGCTGATGAAGAAAGTTCTGCGTGATAACGGTCTTCCTGAAGATCTTTTCTATATCGCATTGATTGAGTCTGGCTTCAGCTCAGCGGCAACTTCGCATGCAGCAGCTGTGGGTTACTGGCAATTCATCCGTGGCACAGGTAAACGCTACGGTTTGGAAATCAGTCCCTTTGTTGATGAAAGACGTGACCCGGTATTTGCCACTCAAGCAGCGGCTGAGTACTTCAAGGGTCTCTACAGCGTATTCGGTTCTTGGTATTTGGCGATGGCGTCTTATAACGTTGGTGAAAACCGCGTAAAGCGCGAAGTGATGAATCACTACACTCGCGATTTCTGGGAATTGGCTCGTAAGAAAAGACTTCCTGCGGAGACAATCAATTACGTTCCTAAATTCATCGCGGCGAAGTTGATCGCGAAAGAACCAGCAAAATACGGCTTCGAAGATATCGACTATCTTCCACCTATCGAGTTCGATCACATCACTGTGAACAAACCGGTTAATCTTCGTCAGATGGCTGACAAGATGAGCTTGAACTACGAGGACTTCAAAGCATTGAATCCAAAGTTCAAAGGTGAGGTTGCTCCGGTTAAAGGACAAGAATTGGTTCTTCGTATTCCACCAGGAACAAATGAAGCGGCGATGGTAGCGGCGAATGCAGCCTTCGTAGACCAAGTTCAGTTCGTTGCTGACCAAGGTGACACTCAGTCTTATAAAATCCGCCGTGGCGATAATTTGAAAACAATCGCTCGTCGTTACCGCACTTCTGTAGCTTACCTTCGTGATCTGAACGATCTTCCTCGCAAGACTCGTTTGAAAGTTGGGATGAGCATTTATGTTCCAGATCGCACTCCGCTTAAAGACAGATCTGATCGTAAATCGACTGCCAATGTAGCAAAGCACGATTCTTCCGGTAAGAAATCTTCGGCTTTGGCGGGTATGGACAATGAAGGTGGACGTTACCACATCGTGCAAACAGGTGAGTCTTTGTTTACGATTGCTCAGAAATACTCAACAAGTGTTTCTCAGTTGCAGAATTTGAATAACATCAAAAGACGCAGTAAATTGAAATTGGGTATGAAATTGAAACTGCCAGTTTCCGGCAACCCAAACAGTTCTTCGGCTCGTGAAGTGGCGAAGAATAAAGTGCATGTTGTAAAAAAAGGTGAAAGCCTTACAGACATCGCTTCAAAGTACAATGTGGCGATTTCAAAGATTCAAGCTCGCAACAAAATTAGAAATCCTTCCTCACTGATTGTGGGGGCAAGGATCACGATCCCAGCGGTTGAATCTAACGAGAATTAA